In Dehalococcoidia bacterium, a genomic segment contains:
- a CDS encoding NADH-quinone oxidoreductase subunit D produces the protein MAEAHPLEVRELLINMGPQHPSTHGVFRMVLWVDGERIVRVEPHIGYLHRGSEKLCEGETYLQIPTLFDRLDYLSNFNNELTFCMAVEKLMGLEVPERAQYVRIILCELNRITSHLMFYAAFGLDVGAMTPSMYAFRERERVQQVFEAVSGARMMHDYFRVGGLRQPPPDNFRQKVQDILPIVEKGIHECDTLLSRNEIFLARTRGIGIISAQEAIAWGMTGPCLRACGIPYDIRVVEPYSLYDRFDFDIPVGSRGDCWDRYMVRVEEMRQSLRIIRQALQQMPDEGPVLAQGARRLPRPPKGEVYMRTENPRGEFGVYLVSDGSERPYRVKIRAPSFANLQALPVLMRDCYVADAVVILGSLDIVLGDVDR, from the coding sequence ATGGCCGAGGCCCATCCCCTTGAGGTGCGAGAACTCCTGATCAATATGGGGCCGCAACATCCGAGCACCCACGGCGTGTTCCGCATGGTGCTGTGGGTGGATGGGGAGCGCATCGTACGGGTGGAGCCCCATATTGGTTACCTGCATCGGGGGTCGGAGAAGCTGTGCGAAGGGGAGACCTATCTGCAAATCCCCACCCTCTTCGACCGCCTGGATTACCTGTCCAACTTCAATAATGAGCTGACCTTCTGCATGGCCGTGGAGAAATTGATGGGCCTGGAGGTGCCCGAGCGGGCGCAGTATGTGCGCATCATTCTGTGCGAACTCAATCGCATCACCAGCCACCTGATGTTTTACGCCGCTTTCGGCTTGGATGTGGGGGCCATGACTCCCAGTATGTATGCGTTCCGGGAGCGCGAGCGCGTTCAGCAGGTCTTTGAGGCGGTATCGGGGGCACGGATGATGCACGACTACTTCCGGGTGGGCGGTCTGCGCCAACCGCCGCCCGACAACTTCCGGCAGAAGGTGCAAGATATCTTGCCCATTGTAGAGAAGGGCATTCACGAGTGCGACACCCTGTTGAGCCGTAACGAAATCTTTCTGGCTCGCACCCGCGGCATCGGCATCATCAGCGCCCAAGAGGCCATCGCTTGGGGGATGACCGGCCCTTGCCTGCGGGCGTGTGGGATCCCTTACGATATCCGCGTGGTGGAGCCGTATTCCCTGTATGACCGCTTTGATTTTGACATCCCCGTGGGGAGCCGGGGGGATTGCTGGGACCGGTATATGGTGCGGGTGGAGGAGATGCGCCAGTCCTTGCGCATTATCCGTCAGGCCCTGCAGCAAATGCCCGACGAGGGGCCGGTGCTGGCGCAAGGGGCTCGGCGCCTCCCCCGTCCACCCAAGGGGGAGGTCTATATGCGCACCGAAAACCCCCGGGGCGAGTTCGGGGTGTATCTTGTCAGCGACGGCTCGGAGCGCCCCTACCGGGTAAAAATCCGCGCCCCATCCTTCGCCAACTTGCAAGCCTTGCCCGTTTTGATGCGGGATTGCTATGTGGCCGATGCCGTGGTGATATTGGGGTCGTTGGATATTGTGTTAGGCGATGTGGACCGTTGA
- the nuoH gene encoding NADH-quinone oxidoreductase subunit NuoH translates to MPELAVLAFVAGVVVALGMSAWLAVSLVPVVGADWAWGVGIGVAALVGVGVILILALVGLGWPALAYIGGLLALVTFLSLVTFAQVWLERKYLGRLQQRLGPTRVGPFGLLQPVADAVKLLLKEDILPSWADKVVYWTAPLIAFVPAFMVWVTIPFSPTLVLRNLDLGLLYVIAFSVLGITGLLVAGWGSANKYGVLGSLRSAAQLISYEIPIVVVALTVAMLAGSLNLVEIVERQSPIYALVQPLGLVLFLLAGLAEVGRTPFDIYHAESEIVGGPFVEYSGAHWAAFYLAEYVNTFLVGAMTTLLFLGGWKGPVLPPVVWFLLKTFAVVLVMFWFRGTFPRLRIDQLMALGWQVLVPLSFLTMVLTGAALYWGWPWWVLSLVSLAMMGGVGWAWHWQVHRHRPSIRLVPAREVRRAI, encoded by the coding sequence ATGCCTGAGCTGGCTGTTCTTGCATTCGTGGCGGGGGTAGTTGTGGCGCTGGGGATGAGCGCCTGGCTGGCCGTCTCCCTGGTGCCGGTGGTGGGTGCCGATTGGGCGTGGGGGGTGGGGATAGGGGTGGCAGCCCTGGTGGGGGTGGGGGTTATCCTTATCCTTGCTTTGGTGGGCTTGGGCTGGCCGGCGTTGGCCTATATTGGTGGGTTATTGGCTTTAGTAACCTTCCTCTCCCTGGTAACCTTCGCCCAGGTGTGGCTGGAACGCAAGTACCTCGGGCGGCTGCAGCAAAGGCTCGGCCCGACGCGTGTGGGCCCCTTCGGCTTGCTCCAACCCGTTGCCGATGCCGTCAAACTCCTCCTCAAGGAGGACATCCTCCCCTCTTGGGCTGATAAGGTAGTCTATTGGACTGCGCCCCTGATCGCTTTCGTGCCCGCCTTCATGGTTTGGGTAACCATCCCCTTCAGCCCTACCCTTGTCCTGCGCAATCTGGACTTGGGGTTGCTCTACGTCATTGCCTTCTCAGTGCTGGGCATAACGGGGTTATTGGTAGCGGGTTGGGGGTCTGCCAATAAATATGGTGTGCTGGGGAGCCTACGCTCGGCCGCCCAACTAATCAGCTACGAAATCCCTATCGTGGTGGTGGCTTTGACGGTGGCCATGCTGGCGGGCTCGCTGAACTTGGTGGAGATAGTGGAGAGGCAGAGTCCTATCTACGCCCTGGTGCAACCGTTGGGTCTGGTGCTGTTCCTGTTGGCAGGCCTGGCCGAGGTGGGGCGCACGCCTTTTGATATTTATCACGCCGAGTCGGAGATTGTGGGGGGGCCCTTTGTGGAATACAGCGGTGCCCACTGGGCTGCGTTCTACCTGGCAGAGTATGTGAACACCTTCCTTGTGGGGGCTATGACCACCCTGCTCTTCCTCGGTGGGTGGAAGGGGCCTGTGCTTCCGCCGGTGGTCTGGTTCCTCCTGAAGACCTTTGCGGTGGTGCTGGTGATGTTTTGGTTCCGGGGCACCTTTCCGCGTTTGCGCATTGACCAGCTGATGGCTTTGGGGTGGCAGGTGCTGGTGCCCCTCAGTTTCCTGACCATGGTGCTGACGGGCGCGGCGTTGTACTGGGGCTGGCCGTGGTGGGTGCTATCCCTGGTATCCCTGGCGATGATGGGGGGTGTGGGGTGGGCTTGGCACTGGCAGGTCCACCGGCACCGCCCGTCCATCCGTCTTGTGCCCGCGCGGGAGGTGCGCCGTGCTATCTAG
- a CDS encoding 4Fe-4S dicluster domain-containing protein, with amino-acid sequence MGFPALTWDEKVGEPYCTACMVCVRMCPTQCMKATMKDNPLYKEGKSPRRKIVDTFEINLNRCILCGICVEVCNFDAIVMSYEHELSTYQRNGRRVNLQQLLEMGKRYQALTGWRPESELKAEQEKGRLPASSSASAPER; translated from the coding sequence ATGGGCTTTCCCGCCCTTACTTGGGATGAGAAGGTGGGGGAGCCCTATTGCACGGCGTGCATGGTCTGTGTCCGCATGTGTCCCACACAATGTATGAAGGCGACCATGAAGGACAATCCCCTCTACAAAGAGGGGAAAAGCCCCCGTCGCAAGATTGTGGACACTTTTGAGATCAACCTCAATCGGTGCATCCTGTGTGGGATTTGCGTGGAGGTATGCAACTTTGACGCCATAGTGATGAGTTACGAGCACGAGTTGAGCACCTACCAGCGCAACGGGCGGCGGGTGAACCTGCAGCAATTGCTGGAGATGGGGAAGCGCTACCAGGCTCTGACGGGGTGGCGTCCGGAGTCGGAACTGAAGGCGGAACAGGAGAAGGGGCGTTTGCCTGCCTCCTCCTCCGCATCGGCACCGGAGCGATAG
- a CDS encoding NADH-quinone oxidoreductase subunit J produces MSIPLLALALLAAVVLGGGIGVVVARNVVHAALFLLLTLAGVAGVFVLLLAEFLALVQVLIYGGAVVIVLVFALMLTRAQDFAGVQDNPQWALGLMAAIAVLGVLTTAFVAWRPPTQPLERVGFEALGRELFLRWAIPFEIISLVLLLALIGAMLIARERNGGGRR; encoded by the coding sequence GTGAGCATCCCGCTCCTTGCCCTGGCCCTATTGGCGGCGGTGGTGCTGGGAGGCGGGATAGGCGTGGTGGTGGCGCGCAATGTGGTGCACGCCGCTCTCTTTCTTCTGCTGACCTTGGCGGGTGTGGCGGGGGTGTTTGTGCTCTTGTTGGCCGAGTTCCTGGCCCTGGTGCAGGTGCTCATTTACGGGGGGGCGGTGGTCATCGTTCTGGTGTTTGCTCTGATGCTCACCCGCGCCCAGGACTTCGCCGGCGTCCAAGACAACCCCCAGTGGGCCCTCGGGTTGATGGCGGCCATAGCGGTGCTGGGGGTGCTGACAACGGCTTTTGTGGCCTGGAGGCCTCCTACCCAACCGCTGGAGCGCGTGGGGTTTGAGGCGTTGGGGCGGGAACTGTTCCTGCGGTGGGCTATCCCCTTTGAGATCATTTCCCTGGTGCTTCTGTTAGCCCTGATCGGGGCCATGCTCATCGCCCGCGAGCGCAACGGCGGGGGGCGCCGATGA
- the nuoK gene encoding NADH-quinone oxidoreductase subunit NuoK codes for MNLLHLELLSAALFVIGLYGVLARRNAVMVLMAIELMLNAVNINLVAYALFLDPSRVVGQVLTVFVITLAAAEVGLALAIILRIYRNRGTANLDEINLMKW; via the coding sequence ATGAACCTGCTCCACCTGGAACTGCTGAGCGCAGCGCTTTTTGTCATTGGCCTGTATGGGGTGTTGGCCCGGCGCAACGCCGTGATGGTGCTGATGGCCATTGAACTGATGCTTAACGCTGTCAACATCAACTTGGTGGCCTATGCGCTGTTCTTAGACCCGTCCCGCGTGGTGGGGCAGGTGTTGACGGTGTTTGTCATCACGCTGGCGGCGGCCGAGGTGGGTTTGGCATTGGCCATCATTTTGCGGATTTACCGCAACCGCGGCACAGCCAACCTGGATGAGATCAACTTGATGAAGTGGTAG
- a CDS encoding HEPN domain-containing protein has translation MAQRAMDWFRQAQRDLEHAEESRRLGRHEWACFAAHQAAEKAVKALHLALGQEAWGHVIARLLSQLPSTVPVPSDLVDKAHVLDAFYISPRYPNAYSEGAPFEHFGPLQSEEAVRYARETLEFVRARLAQAAGG, from the coding sequence ATGGCTCAAAGGGCGATGGACTGGTTCCGCCAGGCGCAGCGGGACTTGGAGCACGCTGAGGAGTCCCGTCGGCTGGGCCGGCACGAGTGGGCGTGCTTCGCTGCTCATCAGGCGGCCGAGAAGGCGGTGAAGGCTTTGCATTTAGCCCTGGGACAGGAGGCGTGGGGGCATGTGATCGCACGGCTTTTGAGCCAGTTGCCCAGCACGGTGCCCGTCCCGTCGGACCTGGTGGATAAGGCGCATGTGTTAGACGCGTTCTACATCTCCCCCCGGTATCCCAACGCCTATAGCGAAGGTGCACCCTTTGAGCACTTTGGGCCTCTGCAGAGTGAGGAGGCGGTGCGCTATGCCCGTGAGACCCTTGAGTTCGTCCGTGCTCGTTTGGCCCAAGCGGCAGGAGGTTGA
- a CDS encoding nucleotidyltransferase domain-containing protein, which translates to MRVWAHRVAQQRSDVLRIGYFGSYARGDWGVGSDLDVVVVVESTTIPPERRAAEWDTTSLPVPADVVVLTREEWDALQGRGGRFAQTLAQETVWVYQRGVW; encoded by the coding sequence GTGCGCGTATGGGCGCATAGGGTGGCCCAACAGCGTTCCGATGTGCTGCGTATCGGGTATTTCGGCTCTTATGCCCGAGGGGATTGGGGTGTGGGCAGCGACCTGGACGTGGTGGTCGTGGTGGAGAGCACCACCATACCCCCGGAGCGCCGGGCAGCCGAATGGGATACCACCTCCCTGCCCGTGCCTGCCGATGTGGTGGTTCTGACACGGGAGGAGTGGGACGCCCTGCAGGGGCGGGGGGGGCGGTTCGCCCAAACCCTTGCACAGGAGACGGTCTGGGTGTATCAGAGGGGGGTGTGGTGA
- the nuoL gene encoding NADH-quinone oxidoreductase subunit L: MQWAWLAPALSAIAFLVIVLFRRLLPREGAWLAPLAIAGGFGVFWVVLGDWVGAGGGLHTFGVPWLEAGDIRISWGMMVDPLSLVLMGLVTFVALLVQVYSWAYMAHEPRFGWYFAAHALFAASMLALVLADSFLLLYIAWELVGLCSYLLIGFWYERRPAAEAAKKAFITTRIGDVGMLVGILLLFQQTGTFDMPTILALVEQGGLSSGVVTSAALLLFMGAMGKSAQFPLHVWLPDAMEGPTPVSALIHAATMVAAGVYLVARVFPLFEASGLALLVVAIIAIITALMAGSMALVMTDLKRVLAYSTITDLALMMLALGAGSVTAAIFHLVVHGLSKALLFLGAGSVSHATGKTDIRDMGGLARQMPLTAFTFALGAFSLGGIPPLAGWFSKDEVLVAVGNGRGALWLGLAFVVSLLKALYMGRLVWMVFFGKRKVAHVHESPLLMTLPLVMLGVGALGAGILLLPLGDVFGGFGTFLYTHKPEKFHFVPGIALPSALVALAGFGFTWMAYHAGRIPVDALRERWAGVHRLLVRKFFLDDLYQWGVNSIVLGMGQAIAVFDRVVVNDAGVNGTGVSVLLTGRALRWHVTGFVYTYALGMVLGFLVVAVVWWTVLARL; encoded by the coding sequence ATGCAGTGGGCTTGGCTTGCACCAGCCCTAAGCGCTATCGCCTTCCTGGTCATTGTCCTTTTTCGTCGTCTACTGCCCCGTGAGGGCGCGTGGCTGGCACCCTTGGCCATCGCGGGCGGGTTTGGGGTGTTTTGGGTGGTGCTGGGGGATTGGGTGGGGGCGGGTGGTGGCCTCCACACCTTCGGTGTACCTTGGCTGGAGGCGGGGGATATCCGCATCAGTTGGGGGATGATGGTAGACCCCCTTTCCCTAGTGCTGATGGGGCTGGTTACCTTCGTGGCCCTGCTGGTGCAGGTGTATTCCTGGGCATATATGGCCCACGAGCCTCGCTTCGGATGGTATTTCGCCGCCCACGCCCTGTTCGCCGCCTCCATGCTAGCCCTGGTGTTGGCCGACAGTTTTCTGCTCCTCTACATTGCCTGGGAACTGGTGGGCTTGTGCTCCTACCTGCTCATAGGCTTCTGGTATGAGAGGCGGCCGGCGGCTGAGGCGGCGAAGAAGGCTTTCATCACCACCCGTATAGGGGATGTGGGGATGTTGGTGGGCATCCTGCTCCTTTTCCAGCAGACGGGAACTTTTGACATGCCGACCATTTTGGCCCTGGTGGAGCAGGGCGGTCTGTCGTCGGGAGTGGTTACCTCGGCGGCGCTGTTGCTGTTCATGGGTGCGATGGGCAAGTCGGCGCAGTTCCCCTTGCATGTGTGGCTCCCCGATGCCATGGAAGGCCCTACCCCTGTGAGCGCTCTTATTCACGCCGCCACGATGGTGGCGGCAGGGGTGTATCTCGTGGCGCGGGTGTTTCCTCTCTTTGAGGCTTCGGGGTTAGCGCTACTTGTGGTAGCCATCATCGCCATCATCACAGCGCTGATGGCGGGTAGCATGGCCCTGGTGATGACCGATTTGAAGCGGGTACTGGCTTATTCCACCATCACCGACCTGGCGCTCATGATGCTTGCTCTGGGAGCGGGGAGCGTCACGGCGGCCATCTTCCACTTGGTGGTGCACGGTTTGAGCAAGGCCTTGTTGTTCCTGGGGGCAGGGTCGGTGAGCCACGCCACGGGGAAAACGGACATCCGGGATATGGGCGGTTTGGCTCGCCAGATGCCTCTCACGGCGTTCACCTTCGCCCTGGGGGCTTTTTCCCTGGGGGGGATTCCGCCCTTGGCCGGGTGGTTCAGCAAGGATGAGGTGTTGGTGGCTGTGGGGAATGGACGGGGTGCCCTGTGGCTGGGATTGGCGTTTGTGGTTTCTTTGCTTAAGGCCCTGTATATGGGGCGTCTGGTGTGGATGGTCTTTTTCGGCAAGCGCAAGGTTGCCCATGTGCACGAATCGCCCCTGCTTATGACCCTGCCTCTGGTGATGTTGGGGGTCGGGGCTTTGGGGGCGGGTATCCTCCTTCTGCCGTTGGGGGATGTGTTTGGCGGATTTGGCACCTTCCTCTACACGCACAAGCCCGAGAAGTTCCACTTTGTCCCCGGGATCGCTTTGCCGTCCGCGCTGGTGGCGCTGGCGGGATTCGGATTCACCTGGATGGCCTACCATGCAGGGCGCATACCTGTGGACGCTTTGCGGGAGCGTTGGGCGGGGGTGCATCGCCTCCTAGTGCGCAAGTTTTTCCTGGATGACCTTTACCAATGGGGTGTGAACAGTATCGTGCTGGGGATGGGGCAGGCTATCGCTGTGTTTGACCGGGTGGTGGTCAACGATGCGGGGGTCAATGGCACTGGGGTGTCGGTGCTCTTGACGGGGCGGGCGCTGCGCTGGCATGTCACGGGGTTTGTGTATACCTATGCCCTGGGGATGGTGCTGGGGTTTTTGGTGGTGGCGGTGGTGTGGTGGACGGTTCTGGCACGCCTGTAG
- a CDS encoding NADH-quinone oxidoreductase subunit M has translation MDWLRENILLLVVLVPFGGALALALIPNERVGVVHWGARCLATVGLVLAGLAFILYDRGQGGFQMERQFPWLPSLGASFHVGVDGIGVALILLNGIVMFTGTLVSWNIRNRPKDFFVLFFLLGTGVYGVFASLDLFFLFFFYELAVLPMFLLIGVWGSSTDFGTFIRTKEYGALKLTLYLVAGSILVWVGLLGLWVEAGRTSFDLVVLQEVSFARTFQLVFYPMLMVGFGVLAGLWPFHTWSPDGHVAAPTAVSMLHAGVLMKLGAFGILQVGMRLLPEGAQAWAPVLIALGTVNVLYGAVSALAQQDLKYVVGYSSVSHMGYVLMGLATLDPLGINGAVLQMFSHGIMTALFFALVGVIYDRAHIRDIGVLEGLAKRMGTTASFFAVAGLTSLGLPGLSGFVAELLVFLGAFRTYPALAVLGVIGAAVTAVYILRLLGKVFFGPLGERWRDLPDASPLEVGATALLVAVLVIVGLAPFTLLDTIDVGVTEVLQRVFG, from the coding sequence ATGGACTGGCTGCGCGAGAACATTTTGCTGTTGGTCGTGCTGGTGCCCTTTGGGGGGGCATTGGCATTGGCCCTGATACCCAATGAGCGGGTGGGGGTGGTGCACTGGGGGGCGCGTTGTTTGGCGACAGTCGGGTTGGTGCTGGCGGGTCTGGCCTTCATCCTCTACGACCGGGGGCAAGGGGGGTTCCAAATGGAGCGCCAGTTCCCTTGGCTTCCGTCGTTGGGTGCTTCGTTCCATGTGGGAGTGGACGGCATCGGGGTTGCGCTCATTCTTTTGAACGGCATCGTGATGTTCACGGGAACGCTGGTGTCGTGGAACATTCGGAACCGCCCCAAGGACTTTTTCGTGCTTTTCTTCCTTCTGGGGACGGGGGTATATGGCGTGTTTGCCTCTTTAGACCTGTTTTTCCTGTTCTTCTTTTACGAATTGGCCGTTCTGCCCATGTTTTTGCTTATTGGGGTGTGGGGATCCAGCACCGACTTTGGCACCTTCATTCGGACCAAGGAATACGGCGCGCTGAAGTTGACTTTATATCTGGTGGCGGGGAGCATCCTGGTGTGGGTGGGGTTGTTGGGGCTGTGGGTGGAGGCGGGGCGCACCTCCTTTGACCTGGTGGTTCTCCAAGAGGTGTCCTTCGCCCGCACCTTCCAGCTGGTCTTTTACCCGATGCTGATGGTGGGCTTTGGGGTGCTGGCGGGACTGTGGCCGTTCCACACCTGGTCGCCTGACGGGCATGTGGCCGCTCCTACGGCGGTGAGTATGCTTCACGCCGGGGTGCTGATGAAACTAGGGGCGTTCGGCATCCTGCAAGTGGGGATGCGCCTCTTGCCCGAGGGAGCACAGGCATGGGCACCTGTGCTGATTGCGCTGGGGACGGTGAACGTGCTCTATGGGGCGGTGAGTGCTTTGGCTCAACAAGACTTGAAGTATGTGGTGGGCTACTCGAGTGTGAGCCATATGGGATATGTGCTGATGGGGTTGGCCACCCTGGACCCGCTGGGCATCAATGGAGCCGTGCTGCAGATGTTTTCTCACGGGATTATGACGGCCCTGTTCTTTGCCTTGGTGGGGGTGATTTACGACAGGGCCCATATACGGGATATCGGGGTGTTGGAGGGGTTAGCGAAGCGCATGGGAACCACAGCGAGTTTCTTCGCCGTGGCGGGATTGACCTCTCTGGGGCTCCCGGGGCTCAGTGGGTTTGTGGCTGAGTTGCTGGTGTTTCTCGGAGCGTTTCGCACCTACCCCGCGTTGGCGGTGTTAGGGGTGATCGGGGCGGCGGTAACGGCGGTGTATATCTTGCGCCTGTTGGGCAAGGTGTTTTTCGGTCCTCTGGGTGAGCGATGGAGGGACTTGCCCGACGCCAGCCCCCTTGAGGTGGGGGCCACGGCCCTGTTGGTGGCGGTGCTGGTGATCGTGGGGCTTGCTCCCTTTACCCTTCTGGACACCATAGATGTGGGGGTTACAGAAGTGCTCCAGCGAGTGTTCGGCTAG
- a CDS encoding NADH-quinone oxidoreductase subunit N, producing MPSVNWSLLWPEGLATALAFVIFLVDLFLPPARKRALPWLTALGLGGVLAFTLVFLWGRQETLFDGLYRVDAYALLFKVVFLGVGLLVALASMEYVQKYLEHPGEYYAILVLAVVGMMGMASAGELLTGIIALELESFALYVLVAYARGDAKSNEAAMKFILLGAFASALMLYGVSLVYGAVGTTFFAEMAQRLPQVEQTPVLALGLGLVLVGFGFKLAAVPFHMWAPDVYEGAPLPVTAFIAVASKAAVVALLLRFLAEGVLPTQGQWEWVLAILAALTMTLGNLVALAQRNLKRLLAYSSIGQVGYLLAGLTALSPMASTGVVYHLIGYAVTNLAAFGALIFFYNRTQGDDIASLAGAAQREPFVAMAMAVALFSLAGLPFFVGFSSKFYLFTAAAQGGWLWLAALGVVNSVISLYYYLVIIRQMYIERPREEGRFSLSPLWGATLSLLVAGICVLGVYPGPLVRVVEMATQAILP from the coding sequence ATGCCTAGCGTGAACTGGAGCCTGCTGTGGCCGGAAGGTTTGGCTACCGCTTTGGCCTTTGTCATCTTTCTGGTGGATCTCTTTTTGCCTCCAGCACGCAAGCGGGCATTGCCGTGGCTGACGGCTTTGGGTCTCGGGGGTGTGCTGGCCTTCACGCTGGTGTTCCTGTGGGGGCGGCAGGAGACCCTGTTTGACGGGCTATACCGTGTGGATGCGTATGCACTGCTGTTCAAGGTGGTTTTCCTGGGGGTGGGGCTTCTGGTGGCGTTAGCCTCGATGGAATATGTGCAGAAGTACTTGGAACATCCGGGGGAATATTACGCCATTTTGGTGTTGGCGGTGGTGGGGATGATGGGCATGGCCTCGGCGGGGGAGTTACTCACGGGCATCATCGCTTTGGAGCTAGAAAGTTTTGCTCTGTATGTGCTGGTGGCGTATGCGCGAGGGGACGCCAAGTCCAACGAGGCGGCTATGAAGTTTATCCTGTTGGGTGCGTTCGCCTCGGCCCTGATGCTGTATGGAGTAAGTCTGGTGTATGGAGCCGTAGGGACGACCTTTTTTGCCGAGATGGCCCAACGCCTGCCCCAGGTGGAGCAGACGCCTGTGCTGGCTCTGGGGTTGGGGCTGGTGCTGGTGGGGTTCGGGTTCAAACTGGCGGCCGTGCCTTTCCATATGTGGGCTCCCGATGTTTATGAGGGGGCCCCTCTGCCCGTAACGGCCTTTATTGCGGTGGCCTCCAAGGCGGCGGTGGTGGCGCTTCTCTTACGGTTTCTGGCGGAGGGGGTGCTGCCCACCCAGGGGCAATGGGAGTGGGTTTTGGCAATCCTTGCGGCCCTGACCATGACGCTGGGGAACCTGGTAGCCCTGGCGCAACGCAATCTTAAGCGTCTGCTGGCCTATTCCAGTATCGGTCAGGTGGGTTACCTGTTGGCGGGGCTGACCGCGCTGTCTCCGATGGCATCCACGGGGGTGGTGTATCACCTGATCGGATATGCGGTTACCAATTTGGCGGCTTTTGGGGCCCTTATCTTCTTCTACAATCGCACGCAAGGGGATGATATCGCCTCCCTGGCGGGTGCGGCCCAGCGGGAGCCGTTCGTCGCGATGGCGATGGCGGTGGCGTTGTTCTCTCTGGCTGGATTGCCATTCTTTGTGGGTTTCTCCAGCAAGTTCTACCTGTTTACGGCAGCGGCCCAGGGGGGCTGGCTGTGGCTGGCGGCATTGGGAGTGGTGAACAGTGTAATCTCCCTCTACTACTATTTGGTGATTATTCGGCAGATGTATATCGAGCGTCCCCGAGAGGAGGGGCGTTTCTCGCTGTCGCCCCTCTGGGGAGCCACTTTAAGCCTCCTCGTGGCGGGTATCTGTGTCCTGGGGGTGTATCCGGGGCCGCTGGTGCGAGTAGTGGAGATGGCCACTCAAGCCATTTTGCCCTAG